The sequence CCCAGTCTATAATTTTGGCGGTTTGCTTATCTATGCATCTTTTAACTGCTTTGGATAATTAAGAACATTTCCTTGGCAGTGTCCTAAGAGGGTAGGCAAAGGAGTGACTTAACTACTCCCAAGGAAGGAAAGGTCGAGGTTTTGCATTCTGcagatttttaaagtaaaagagaaaatattcttcATATGAGCAGTCTGAAGCAGTATGCATATTATATAAAGACTATCACCCTCCTCTGAAATATAATCCTCCCAGGGCTTCTTCCTCTCCTTGAACTCACTTGCAGTATCTGTCTGGTCCTTCTGCCTGAAATGGTGCAGGTTAGGGAGGCAGGCTCCTCATCTCCAGCCTCTCCTAAGCGCAATTCAAAGGTAGCAGGAACACATTCAGTTCAAAGCCTTCCATTAGGTCTGCCGGCCAACTTGCTATCTTGTAGTgtcgtgtgtgtgtgtgtatgtgtgtgtgtgtgtgtgtgtgtgtgtgtgtgtgtgtgtgtgtgtttaccCCTTCTACTCTTAGTGAACAGTTTGTCCCACTGTAATTCTCATATCAAACATCTGGAAACCAGAGtcgtttaaaagaaaaaaaaaaaaaaaaagaggaagaagaataaaaaagaagaaaaggagaaaaaggggaaagaggagaaagaaaagggggtaaggaggggggggggggggggaaggtggaaggaagaagaaaatgaagtttcAGTGCCTATGACTTAGCCAGCTCTctgtcagaaaggaaaaaaaatatatatttcaactGAATCAGTAAACTGACCTTTATTTTCAAGAATTTTGAGCAATACATTTTTGTAGACTGCAGTTCTACCGAGCCACATCCCCCCACTTCGGAGCAGGGTAACGCGCTCTGCTAGAGCTCTCTCCCCCGTTCACAGCTGTCTCCAGCGGGAGGAGCTGAAACCTGAACCAAGCCCTCCGAGTGGGATTGGatccctgagccagcagccccagagccctcccagaAAAACAGCCCCTTTGGAAAAGTGCTTGAGAACATCCCGAAGCGATTGGAGGAGCGGAAAACCCTTCCCCCCTGCACCTGACTCGTGGGTATTTACAGCACTTTTCAAGGCGCCTCGGCACTGCCACTGCACAAGCGGGAGTGGATGGGCTGCGCGGGGCCGGCAGCGCCGTAGGGAccgggagcgggaccgggagcgggaccgggagcgggaccgggagcgggaCCGATGCGCCCGCAGTGACACCGCGTGTGCCTGCGCTGCGCCACCCGCACCGCCACAGCCACCGCAAGGACAGAGAGCCTGCGAGAAGCACAAAGCCTGCGTCCAAAATGCCACGCTCCTTCCTGGTCAAGAAGCATTTCAATTCATCCAAGAAGCCGAATTACAGCGAGCTGGACACTCATACAGGTAACAAAACGAAATCGGGTGCCACCGCGGCGCTTCTGAGGCTGCGGTCGTTGCGTGGCAGTGCTGAGGAGGGGTGGGactgctctgcaggctggagGGGACGGGTCAGCTCATTGCTTGCACTATTTTCTCCTGCTTACAAGGAGGGAGTTTTGAGAAATATGTCAGTGCTGACCAGAATGAGTCGTGAAAGTTTGCTCGTCCCCTTGAACCCAAGCTACTTAGGAAGCGTTTGGAGTTTTCCTGTTCTGTATCTGTTGTTGGTGGAATTGAAACTTTTATTCAAATCCTTCAGGAAATTTCACTGCTTCATTGTATCAGGCTGCACAGATTTAGACGCAGCGTGCCGCCTTGAAGGGACTCTCCAGCTGTAATTTGCCTGTTAAAGGGCACTGTCTCTACCCATCAGAATATAGGTGTGAAACAGTATTTCCTGAATCCCCCTTATAGTCAAATTACCTTACTGTGTGTTTCATTTGTGCAGCTTTTAATCATCAAAGTGttaattttgctgctttttgaaatacattttggTTCTCTTACCTTAAAATGTTCTTCTCTCTCCAGTGATTATATCCCCATACCTGTACGAAAGCTATCCCGTCCCTATCATACCACAACCAGAGATCCTGAGCTCAGTAGCTTACAATCCCATTACTGTGTGGACTACAACTGGGCTGCTACCGTCTCCATTACCCAATGACCTCTCTCCACTTTCTGGATACCCCTCATCTTTGGGAAGAGTCAGCCCACCTCCACCTTCTGACACCTCCTCCAAAGATCACAGCGGTTCAGAAAGCCCCATTAGCGATGAAGAAGAGAGAATCCAGTCAAAGCTTTCAGACCCTCATGCAATTGAAGCCGAAAAGTTCCAGTGCAGTTTGTGCAACAAGACCTATTCGACTTTCTCTGGGTTGGCCAAACACAAGCAGCTGCACTGTGATGCCCAGTCTAGGAAATCCTTCAGCTGCAAGTACTGTGACAAGGAGTATGTCAGCCTGGGAGCGCTAAAGATGCACATCAGGACCCACACGCTACCTTGTGTCTGCAAGATCTGCGGCAAGGCTTTCTCTAGACCCTGGCTACTTCAAGGACACATTAGAACTCACACTGGTAAGAGCGAGCCTTACATTTGCAGTTTCTTGTTGTTATAACATCGGGATGcctttttgctatttttctccACAGGTGGAAAAACCAGCATCATTTCTCCACTAATGTTGAAATGCATCCACAGAACTTCAAATGAATCATTAAAAGGCTAAATTCTCCCTCTTGAAGGGAGAGGGGGAAGGTGGGAGTGGGGGGGGTTTACCATGATCCCATAACTGCAGGCCAGATACTGGCATAAATCAGCATTGCTTCCTTGATAATTTTAGGATGTTTTAGACAATTTCCACTAGCTGAAGCTTTTGCTTTAAGGATTTTATGTTAACTTTCAGGCTTTGGAAATTGATAACTTTGAGAAAGCTCCAGCTGACTCTGaaatcaggcagcaaaaaataGGCAATGCATGAGGGGCTGCTTTCTGACTCCTTAAGCAGCTGGCAAGTTTTGCATGCACTACCTCAAGTCCTTAAGAATTAGAAACCCATCATCAGCAAcgtggttgggttttttttattgagGCAAAAATGGGCTTTGAGTATAACACTGGGTACAATGTAACATCTGTATAGATGTTTGCTGCTTTTCAGACAAAGCCCTTGTTCCCCAGTAATTCACACAGCACTCAGCAGAAAATGTTCTATgaacatttttgaaaatgttggCTTGATCACAGTCTAAAGGTACTGCATGCACCTGTAGATGCAGACAGTGTCAGCAGCTTGCTTTCAGGGACTGCTCTTCACAACATATTCTCAATAGACTGGGGTTCGGCAAAAGAGCCAGCAGTGCTGAAAGCTGCTGTATCTGTGGCCTGATTAACTTTTTATTAGGCATTTTTGTCTTATAACAAGTAAttcctttttgttcttttttttgtttttttccccccttaggaTAAAAGCAGATTTTACTTGTCCCAAACttgtaccttttttttctttttttaaagatttatcCTATTTTTCTCTTGATGTTTTCTTTGTAGGAGAGAAGCCATTTTCCTGTCCTCACTGCAACAGAGCTTTTGCAGACAGATCCAATCTGAGGGCTCATCTGCAGACCCACTCAGATGTGAAGAAATACCAGTGCAAAAATTGCTCCAAAACTTTCTCCAGAATGTCTCTTCTGCACAAACATGAGGAATCTGGCTGCTGTGTAGCACACTGAATCATGCAGTCAATGTTTACCTGGACTTGATGCATTTCTCCACTTCTGTTCCAAATGATAAGTGGAAATCCAAAGGCGTTTTCTTGTCTACTTttcagccaaaaataaaaaaaaaccaaaccaaaaaacaaagaaacaaaaccaacacaccaccaaacaagcaaaaaactaAACAAGCAGAGGAACTTAGAATGTCAGTAGAAATGAGCTTTAAATAGTTTCTGTTCTGCCATACATTTGCATTCTTAAGTGTGAATTCTGAAATAGGGGGAAAGATGCCATGCATGACATTTCAAGTAGATCTAAAGGAAGAAGCATTATCAGCTTTCTTTATAGATGAAGCCAAATGTAGGTCATCTTTTCTTGCTTAGAAAAGGCTTCAAGTTAACAATACATTCCTGCCAAGCCATTTCAACCAAAGAAACAGTATTTTAAGTggaaattttaacaaaaatactACCCAAGTGAATTTTGCTAGACACCATTTATTCTCAGGTGCCTTAAAAAGTATTCCAAGTTTACCTTAGTAAATGTTTAATACTATTcattgctgtgttttttttattttattaggaGCCAAGGCCTTCATTAATGACCTGAAATGCTTTAAAACTGCATAattaaaagagggaaaaaagtataaGAGAATGTacgaaaaaattaaaaaccacaaaTTAACTGCATGtgccttaaaaataaatacatttaaaaaaagataatacTGTAGCTTCAAACATTCCTGGTGCATGCTTGACCATCCTTTAATATGGAATAGTTCCACTAaacttcatttttgttttaaaaaacgGGAATAAGTGCAAGAGAGGGGATCCACGGTAGTTttacaattatattttttaaatgcacaaaGGAAATGCAATATTTTCAGCATTACCCCTCCAAGTGCCTTTTTTATTGAtgattttgtaaaatatgttgacataatgtaaatatttttatttttatatgattGAATGTGTTATGAATGAAAGCAAATTGTTGCATCTATAGATAACTTGAAGAATGTATGAAGTGAAATTGATGTTTTTTTCTAGCCCCTTTTTTacaataaacatttttaagtAAGATTTCTGTTGTTTGTGCTACTTAACTGTGTACGTGCTTTGGATCATAGAAAAAATGTGAATGGCTCTATGTGACCAAATGAAGATAAAAGTTAACTTCAGCTGTGAAGACTTATTCTGCAAGTTCTAAATGTTAGAAAGGAATATATACATTGCCTTTCAAAAGATTTTAAACCCTAGAGTGCATTTTTCTAATCAGTGCTTGAAAACACTTGCTTTTCCCCTACTGACAACCCTATGACAACATTGTGAGATATACtttatcaaaaatatttaagagcaatgcatttttcttgcatTGTAACAGATGAAAGGGGGCTATTAGAGAGGCTTTATAGTACTTTCCCTGAGACTTTCACATCAGGGAATATGGGCCTGATCCAAAGTTCATTAAAGTCAGTGGAGCCTTATGGGACTTCAGCCCTGTTTGCATGATGCTCTTTTAAAGTAGTAGTTAAAGTCACGGTATAATATACTTTATATGGCAATTTCAAGATGATTAgagatattttattaaaatatgttaCATATCAGAACTGTCAAATGAATGCATTACCACTGTATATCAGCTAATATATCacatgaaagaaattattccatAATAAAACGTAGAAATCTTTTTTCTTCAGGTGATTTGACTAATAACTCCAAGATCTGAACTACATGAAAGTATTACAGCTTCAACAAATCACATCTCATCATTACTGACTGGTGTGAAACAACACCATTTTCAACTTTTAGCAAAGTAAAGCACTAGAGAACAGACAAGCACCAGCTGGCACGCAGTCTGAAGACCCTATGTCTACACTAAGGTACCAACCAGAACAAATAATAGCAAAAACAAAATTCCAACAATTCACCAAGAATGTTACTGATGTGTAAATGCAAGGTGAAcatttcttggggaaaaaaagtatgtTTCAGCAAAATGATGCAATAGATTATATATGCCTTCTGTCTCCTCCAGCCTAGTTCTGGAGGAGGGCTTCAGCAGGACTGCACTGGAATAATGCAGGCAATAGGGGGAAGTTTTGCACCTTTTCTGCATGGAAAGCATGATACTGAAAATTGAAGCTCAAGTGAAGCTTTCATATTCTCCCAACACTATAACAATGATTCCCTAGGAGCTGctagggttttggtttttttttttcaggaaatagCTGGTGAGTTCAAGAAAGATAGGGTTAGTGGGAATTTGTAAGGTAACATTTCAAAATGAACACATGAAGGCATCAAATACCCTTGAAAAGTTTCATGTGGTTTCTCTATTGATTTGCACTTCCATGTCATTTGCTTTGAAGTTTGTaggctccagcagctctttgtGCAGCTCCTTCTTCCCAGAGCAAAGTTTACTGGAGTATGAGTAAAGTTCTGGCAGTCAATAGCTGTTTGTACTGTTCTAGGTTTGCtctcctgtgctgtgccatAAAGATGTTTCCATTGTTTTAATTCACACTTAAAATTCTCTACGCCCATAGTAAATTAAATAGTATAAGAGCTTGACTTCTTGAGTGAGTGGAAATGCTACTGCTGTCCTCAAGGGAAATCAGATGAA comes from Lonchura striata isolate bLonStr1 chromosome 1, bLonStr1.mat, whole genome shotgun sequence and encodes:
- the SNAI2 gene encoding zinc finger protein SNAI2; translation: MPRSFLVKKHFNSSKKPNYSELDTHTVIISPYLYESYPVPIIPQPEILSSVAYNPITVWTTTGLLPSPLPNDLSPLSGYPSSLGRVSPPPPSDTSSKDHSGSESPISDEEERIQSKLSDPHAIEAEKFQCSLCNKTYSTFSGLAKHKQLHCDAQSRKSFSCKYCDKEYVSLGALKMHIRTHTLPCVCKICGKAFSRPWLLQGHIRTHTGEKPFSCPHCNRAFADRSNLRAHLQTHSDVKKYQCKNCSKTFSRMSLLHKHEESGCCVAH